From the genome of Streptomyces spinoverrucosus:
ACCCGTCCACGCATCGCGTACAGCGCGATCCGGTCGGAGAACCAGTACTGAGCGCCCAGCAGCGCCGCCGCGATCACCACGACCAGCACCCAGGACTTCAGCAACGCGATCAACGCGGCGACGAACGCCACGTACAACAATCCGAGCAGAAACAGCGTGACCGTCATCCGCACGGTCAACCGCCGGTCACTGCGGAAGCGGCTGTGCATGGAACACCATCCTGCGCTCAGGCACTCGTCCCACTGCCCAGTGTGCACCCGCCCCACCCCATGAAGCGGTCGTGATCAGCCCCAGGACCGGCAAAGGATCAACACTCAGTGGGAATCAGTAGGGCGCCCGGAAGTTGATGTAGCCGAGCACCACGATCACCGTGACCACGCACCCCAGGACCACGGCCGTCGATATCCACGACGACCGGCGTGGCGCCCGCCCTTCCGGATCCGCCCGGAAAGGCACCGGCTCCGGCGGGCTGTGCTTCCAGCGGGCGGCCAGCATGCGGGCCCGCGCCGAGGGCTCCTTGTGCTCGGCGCTGTCCGCCCACCTGAGGTCGTACTCCCGCTCCGGGTCGTCCTGCTCGGTCATCCCCGTACCCCTCTCTCGAACAACTGTCTCCGGGCCCATGATCCCCCGTGGCTCGGGATGCCGAGTGATCGGTGGCGGGCTTAGCCTTGAAAGTGAGCTGTTCTCCGGGACGCGCCCCCCGTCGGCGAGATCCCTGTTCACAACCGACAGCCACATGCCGCACGGAACGCGGTTGAACGTACGCCTCGTACTCAGGCGGATACACCGACGAGCGCGCCGTACTTTCCCCGCTGCGGCTGCGGCCATCCCTCCGGATCGTGCTCCGCACGATGGGATGGAAGGAAGGTATCTCCATGAAAGCACCACGCGCCAGGCGTCTCTTCGCGATGTCCGCCATAGGCGTTCTGCTGGCCGGTGGGGCCGCGATCGGCACAGCCGGTACGGCTTCGGCGGCCACCCCGACCAGCACGCCCGCGAACTGGGGCGACGATGACTGGTGGGACCACCGGGACCGGTACGGTCACTACGGTTTCTTCGACAACTACGGCTTCTTCGATCCGTACAACCGCTTCAGCAGCGGACCCGTCGTGATCGTGGTTCGGTGACGGTGGCAGCGACCCCGGCGGACGGAAAGTGAACGCCTGAGGGCCGCCACCTGCAGCATTCCAGGTGGCGGCCCTCAGCCATGACGTCTCGCGCGTGACGTCTCAGGCGTCGATCACACGTCGAAGTAGAGCTCGAACTCGTGCGGGTGCGGACGCAGCTGCAGCGGGGCGATCTCGTTCGAACGCTTGTAGTCGATCCAGGTCTCGATCAGGTCGGACGTGAAGACGTCGCCCTGGAGGAGGAACTCGTGGTCCGCCTCCAGGCGGTCCAGCACGGCGCCGAGGGAGGTCGGGACCTGCGCGACGTTCGCGTGCTCCTCGGGGGCGAGTTCGTAGAGGTCCTTGTCGATCGGCTCGGCCGGCTCGATCTTGTTCTTGATGCCGTCCAGGCCCGCGAGGAGCAGGGCGGAGAAGGCCAGGTACGGGTTGCCGGAGGAGTCCGGGGCGCGGAACTCGACGCGCTTGGCCTTCGGGTTCGAGCCCGTGATCGGGATACGCATCGCGGCGGAACGGTTGCGCTGCGAGTACACCAGGTTGACCGGCGCCTCGAAGCCCGGGACCAGGCGGTGGTACGAGTTCACCGTCGGGTTGGTGAAGGCGAGCAGCGACGGGGCGTGCCGGAGGATGCCGCCGATGTAGTAGCGGGCGGTGTCCGACAGGCCGGCGTAGCCCTGCTCGTCGTAGAACAGCGGGTCGCCGTTGCTCCACAGCGACTGGTGGACGTGCATGCCCGAGCCGTTGTCACCGAAGATCGGCTTCGGCATGAAGGTCGCGGTCTTGCCGTTGCGCCAGGCGACGTTCTTCACGATGTACTTGAAGAGCTGGAGGTCGTCGGCGGCGGCGAGCAGCGTGTTGAACTTGTAGTTGATCTCCGCCTGGCCGGCGGTGCCCACCTCGTGGTGCTGGCGCTCGACCTTCAGGCCGGCCTTGTCCAGCTCCAGGGAGATCTCGGCGCGCAGGTCGGCGAAGTGGTCGACCGGCGGGGTCGGGAAGTAGCCGCCCTTGTAGCGGACCTTGTACCCGCGGTTGTCCTCCAGCGCGCCGGTGTTCCAGGCGCCCGCCTCGGAGTCGATGTGGTAGAAGGACTCGTTCTCGGACGTCTTGAAGCGGACGCTGTCGAAGACGTAGAACTCGGCCTCGGGACCGAAGTACGCGGTGTCGGCGATCCCGGTCGACGCCAGGTACGCCTCGGCCTTCTTCGCCACGTTGCGCGGGTCACGGGAGTACTGCTCGCCCGTGATCGGGTCGTGGATGAAGAAGTTGATGTTGAGCGTCTTGTCGCGGCGGAACGGGTCCACGCGGGCGGTCGACAGGTCGGCGCGCAGGGCCATGTCGGACTCGTGAATGGCCTGGAAGCCGCGGATCGAGGATCCGTCGAAGGCGAGCTCGTCGTCCGGGTCGAACGCCTCGACGGGCACCGTGAAGTGCTGCATGACGCCCGGCAGGTCGCAGAAGCGGACGTCGACGAACTTGACGTCCTCGTCCGCGATGAACTTCTTGGCCTCGTCGGCGTTCTGGAACATCCAGCTCCTCCTACTCCCGACCGTCCCGCCGGGGTGGTAGTTCGTTCGTGCGGCCAGTGCGGTGGCACACGCTGACCTCGACACTAGGGACGCGTGATTTCTCGGGCGTGACCCATTTGTTTCGCAGAAGTTAACCGGCTCTGTTCCACCGTAACGCGGACCGACCCCGGCGTACCCCGGTCAAATCCGGGCGCAGTACCTTTGGCGGGTGGACAAGAGGCAAGCAATCGGATCATGGCTCTCCGGCCCCCGTGCGGCCATGGAGGACGCCGGTGCGGACTTCGGCTACCGGGGGGAGCAGCTGGGTCTGCCCGAGGAGGGGCCGGGATCGATCGCCCGCCCCGGTCGGCGGCTCGTCGCCCTGGCCGTGGACTGGGGCCTGTGCTTCATGATCGCATACAGCCTGATCACGGACGGCTACGGCGGCCAGACGACCGGCAACTGGGCGCTGCTGATCTTCTTCGTCATGAGCGCCCTGACCGTCGGCACCATCGGCGTCACCCCGGGTAAGCGCCTCTTCGGCCTGCGCGTGGTCGCCCTCGACACCGGCACCGTCCACCCGGGCCGCGCCCTGCTCCGCACGGCCCTGCTCTGCCTCGCCGTCCCCGCCCTGATCTGGGACCGCGACGGCCGCGGACTCCACGACCGGGTGGCGAAGACGGTCGAGGTACGAATCTGAATCCCGGAATCCCGCCCGTCCGACGCGCCGGCTCCGTTCGCACCGGTCGGCTGACGTGCCGAGGGCCACTCGCAGCGGCCCGCTGACGTGCCGAGTGCCGTTCGTACCGGTCGGCTGCGGCCCATTGACGTGCCGAGTGCCGTTCGTACTGGTCGGCTGACGTGCCGAGGGCGCCTTGCACCGGTCGGCTGGCGTGCAGAGGTCCGTTCGTGCTGGTCGGCTGACGTGCCGAGGGCCACTCGCAGCGGCCCGCTGACGTGCCGAGTGCCGTTCGTACCGGTCGGCTGACGTGCCGAGGGCGCCTTGCACCGGTCGGCTGGCGTGCAGAGGTCCGTTCGTACTGGTCGGCCGCCGAGCCGACGGCCACTCGCAGCCTCCCGTTGACGTGCCGAGTGCCGCGGGTGCCGGTCGGCTGACGTGCCGAGGGCCTTTGGTACCCCTCGGCTAACGAGCCGAGGGCCACTCGCAGAGTCCCGCTGACGAGCCGACAGCCGCCCGTACCGGCCCGCTGACATGGCCCACCCGCCCGCCCCGCTGGACGAAGCCGAGGGCCACTCGCAGCGGCCCGCTGACGTGCCGAGGTCCGTTCGCACCGGTCGGCTGACGAACCGACAGCTTCCCCCACCGGCCCGCTGACTTGCCGAAGGCCGCCCGTACCGCCCCCCTAGACGAACCGACAGCTTCCCCCACCGGCCCGCTGACTTGCCGAAGGCCGCCCGTACCGCCCCCCTAGACGAACCGACAGCCACCCCCACCGGCCCGCTGACTTGCCGAAGGCCGCCCGTACCGCCCCCCTAGACGAACCGACAGCCACCCCCACCGGCCCGCTGACTTGCCGAAGGCCACCCGTACCGCCCCCCTAGACGAACCGACAGCCACCCCCACCGGCCCGCTGACTTGCCGAAGGCCACCCGTACCGCCCCCCTAGACGAACCGACAGCCACCCCCACCGGCCCGCTGACATGCCGAAGGCCACCCGTGCCGGTCGGGGCGGGTGGCCTTCGGGGTGGTTGCGCCGAAGTCAGCGGTGGTGCAGGATCGCCGCCACGACCTGCCGCAGCTCGGCCTCCGGATCCGCTGCCGCTCCGGGTGAGCGCCAGGCCACGAACCCGTCCGGCCGCACCAGCACCGCCCCGTCGGCCGACGTCCCGTGCGTCTCCGCCCAGTCGTCGCCCTCCGCGTCGTACGCCAGCTCGGCATCCGCCTCCGCACCGATCCGGTACGCGTCCAGCTGTACGCCGTCCGTGTCGGCGATGCGCCGGGCGGCGGCGTGCCAGGCGGCGCCCTCACTCGAGGCGGCGTCGCAGAGCAGCACCAGTGAACGCTCGTACAGATCGAGCGTGGAGACCCGTTCGCCCGCGTGCCGCAGCCACATGTGCGGGGCCCGGCTGCCCGGCTCCGCGGTCAGGCGCATCCCTTCGGGTACGACCGGCTGGGCCGGGTCGGCGCCCACGACGGCGCCCTGCGGGTAGCGGTAGGCGAGGACGATGTTGAGGATGCCGCCGCCCTTGCCGCCGCCGATGCCGGGGGGCGGGGCGAAACCGGGATGGCTGTGCTCCACCGAGCGGGCCGAGGCACGGGCGCTGGTGGCCAGGGCGACGGGCCGGCGCTCGGCGCCGTAGGTCTCCAGCAGCCCCGGCCCGGCCCAGCCGCCGAGGACGGCGGCCAGCTTCCAGGCCAGGTTGTGGGCGTCCTGGATCCCGGTGTTGGAGCCGAAGGCGCCGGTCGGGGACATCTCGTGGGCGGAGTCGCCGGCGAGGAAGACCCGGTCGACGGCATACCGTTCGGCGACCCGTTCGGCGGCGCGCCAGGACGCCTTTCCGGTGATTTCGACGTCGAGGTCGGGGGCGCCGACCGCGAGCCGGATGTGCCGCTGGAGCCGTTCCTCGGTGAACTCCTCCAGTTGCTCGCCCTGTTCGGGGTGCCAGGGGGCGTGGAAGACCCAGTTCTCCTTGTTGTCGACGGGCAGCAGGGCACCGTCCGCCTCGGGGTTGGTGAGGTAGCAGCAGATGAACCGCCGATCGCCGACGACGTCGGCGAGCAGCTTGGACCGGAAGGTGACGCTCACGTTGGCGAACAGGTCGCCGGGGCCGCTCTGCCCGATGCCGAGCCGGTTGCGGACGGGGCTGCGCGGACCGTCGGCCGCGACCAGGTAGTCCGCGCGGACCGTGTAGAGCTCGTCGCTGTCACGGTCCCGGACGAACGCCGTCACTCCTTCGGGGTCCTGCTCGAAGGACTCCAGCTCGTGGAAGTACCTCAGGTCGCCGCCGAGCGCGTCGGCCCCCTTCCTGAGCACCGGCTCCAGGTCGTTCTGGCTGCACAGGCACCACCCCGAGGGGCTGAACCGGGCGAGGCCGCCGCCCGGGTCCATCTCCTTGAACAGCCACTCCCCGGCGTCACCGACCAGCGTCGGGGTCTGCAGGATGCCGTGGTTGTCCGCGAGGAGGGCGGCCGCCGTCTTGATGTCCGGCTCGATGCCGGCCACCCGGTAGAGCTCCATCGTCCGCACGTTGTTGCCGCGGCCGCGCGGGTGGATCGAGGTCCCGGCATGCCGCTCGACGAGCATGTGGCGCACGCCGAGACGGCCCAGGAAGAGGGACATGGACAGGCCCACCAGCGAACCGCCCACGACGAGGACGGGAACCTGGTGATCGGCTTTTTGCTGCATCAAGGACTCCTGAGGCAGTGGTGGGGGGTGTTGGGGGTGTTGGGGGTGTTGCAGTTTCCATGCCCTCTGGAAGGGGGTTCCGCGTGCTCTATCACCCGCGTGGTTCACGCGAGTCGCGCACTGAGGGGGACCGGCAGAGGATCAAGAAGCGCTGACGTCGCGTCATCGGCGGCCGGCGTTCGCCCTGGCCTCCAGAGAAGGAGATTGCGCAGCATGACCACCACGTCGGAAAAGGTTTCGCAGCAGCAGCAGCTGACGCGACAGGTGTCGGCACGGGTCTCCCAGTCCGTGTTCGACGGCTCCCGCCTCCGGGTCATCCTGCTGGTCGACGTACACGACGGTGCCCAGCAGCAGTTCCTGGAGGCATACGAGCAACTGTGCAGCCAGGTGGCCTCGGTGCCGGGTCACGTCAGCGACCAGCTGTGCCAGTCCATCGAGAATCCCTCCCAATGGCTCATCACGAGTGAGTGGGAGAGCGCCCCGCCGTTCCTCGCCTGGGTGAACAGCGAGGAGCACGTGCAGATGGTGCGCCCGCTGCACAGCTGTGTACGGGACACCCGCTCGCTCCGCTTCCACATCGTCCGCGAGACGGGCGGCGCGGCGCCGATGGCCGACACGGCACACCGCCAACTGCAGATGTCCCCCCGGATCGGCGACGGCGTGATCCGCCACGCCCTCACCTTCACGGTCAAGCCGGGCAGCGAGCCGGAGGTCGCGAAGATCCTCGCGAACTACGATCCACCCGAGACGCGGGTCGACGAGACCACCCGTCTGGTCCGCACCTCTCTCTTCATGCACGCCAACCGGGTCGTACGGGCCATCGAGGTCCGCGGCGACCTGCTCGTGGCGCTGCGGCACGTCGCCCGGCAGCCCGAGGTACGGGCGATCGAGGAGGCCATCAACCCGTACCTGGAGCAGGACCGGGATCTCAGCGACGACGATTCCGCGCGCGTGTTCTTCACCCGGGCGGCGCTGCCCGCCGTGCACCACATCAGCGTGGACGAGATGCCCGAGGGCGCGCGGTACGCCCTGTCCTACCCGGCCCGGCCCGGCGAGGGCATGCAGCTGGCCGAGGCGCTCTCCCGGCAGGACGAGAAGGCGGCGCAGGACCCGGCGAACCCGGTGCTGCGCAGCACGATCTTCCAGCGGGACGACGTCGTCGTACGGCTGATCGACGTGCGCCCCGGCGTGGACGCCGACGTCGCCCTGTCGAAGTCCGGGGCACTGTCCCCGCCGAACGCCCTGCTGGACGGCGACGCCGCCCGCATGGAACTCGTCACCGACCGCCGCTCGCCGGACGCCTGATTCCGTCAGGCGCAGCACACCCACGGAGGAACGTCGTGATCAAACCCATTCCCAAGATCGTGGACCTCAGCGAGGTCGAGCCCAACACCCGGCGCGGCGGCGATCTGCGCGCCATGCTCACCCCGACCACGGTGGGCTCCACCAGCGGTTTCATGGGCGTGGCCATCGTCCAGCCCGGCGACCGCATCGCTGAGCACTACCACCCGTACTCCGAGGAGTTCGTGTACGTCGTCTGCGGGCAGCTGGAGGTGGACCTGGACGGCGAGGCGCACCCGCTCCGCCCGGAGCAGGGGCTGATGATCCCCGCCCACATGCGCCACCGCTTCCGGAACGTGGGCAACGTGGAGGCGCGCATCGTCTTCCACCTGGGGCCGCTGGCCCCGCGCCCGAGCCTGGGACACGTCGACACGGAGGAGACGGAGGTCATCGGGGCCGCCGCGGTGGCCACGGAGCCCGCATCCGCGTGTGCCGCCCACGACCGAGGTCAGGTTCGATCATGACCCGGCGCGTGGCGGTCACTGGCATAGGCATCGTCGCCCCGGGCGGCATCGGCGTACCGGCTTTCTGGGATCTGCTGGCCAACGGCCGGACCGCGACGCGGGGCATCACCTTCTTCGACCCCACGGGACTGCGCTCCCGGATAGCCGCCGAGTGCGACTTCGACCCGGCGGCGCACGGCCTCGACGAGGAGCAGATAGCGCGCGCGGACCGGTACATACAGTTCGCCCTGGTCGCCGGCGAGGAAGCGGTCCGGGACTCGGGTCTGGAACTGGCCCGGGAGGATCCGTGGCGGGTCGGGGTGTCCGTGGGCACCGCGGTCGGCGGCACCACCCGGCTGGAGCACGACTACGTCCTGGTCAGTCACCGAGGACAGCGCTGGGACGTCGAACACCAGCAGGCGGAGCCGCACCTGCACCGGGCGTTCTCGCCCAGTACGGTCGCCTCCGCGGTGGCGGAACGTTTCGGCGCCCAGGGTCCGGTCCAGACCGTCTCCACCGGCTGCACCTCCGGCCTGGACGCGGTCGGGTACGCCTTCCACACCGTCGAGGAGGGCCGGGCCGACATCTGCATAGCGGGTGCCTCGGACTCCCCGATCTCCCCCATCACCATGGCCTGCTTCGACGCGATCAAGGCCACGTCCCCGAACAACGACGACCCCGCCCACGCCTCCCGGCCCTTCGACAACAACCGTGACGGATTCGTGATGGGCGAGGGCGGCGCCGTGCTCGTCCTGGAGGAGCTGGAGCACGCGCGAGCCCGCGGCGCCCACGTGTACTGCGAGCTGGGCGGCTACGCCACCTTCGGCAACGCCTACCACATGACCGGCCTGACCAGCGAAGGTCTGGAGATGGCCCGGGCGATAGATCTGGCACTCGACCACGCCCGACTGGATCCGACGGCGATCGACTACGTCAACGCGCACGGATCCGGCACCCGGCAGAACGACCGCCACGAGACGGCGGCCGTGAAGCGGGCCCTCGGTCGGCACGCCTACGACACCCCCATGAGCTCCATCAAGTCGATGGTGGGCCACTCGCTCGGGGCGATCGGGGCGATCGAGGTGGTCGCCTGTGTGCTGGCCCTCGCCAAGCAGGTCGTACCGCCGACCGCGAACTACGAGACCCCCGACCCCGAGTGCGACCTGGACTACGTCCCGCGTGTCGCCCGCGAACGGAAGCTGACCAGCGTCCTGTCCGTGGGCAGCGGATTCGGGGGTTTCCAGTCGGCGGTGGTCCTGACCCGAAGCAGGGAGTGAGGACACGATGAGCGAACCGCACGATCGGCGCGCGGCCGTCACCGGAATCGGGGTGGTCGCGCCCAACGGAACCAGCACCGACGCGTTCTGGAAGGCCACCAAGGAAGGACTCAGCGTCCTCGACCGGGTCACCCGCGAGGGCTGTGAGCACCTTCCGCTGAAGGTGGCCGGCGAGGTCCGCGGCTTCGACCCGGCGGCGACGATCGAGGAGCGGTTCCTCGTCCAGACCGACCGGTTCACCCACTTCGCCATGGCCGCGGCGGACTTCGCCCTGGACGACGCACGGCTCGGGCAGGCCGACACCTCCGACGAGCCGTACTCCATCGGTGTGGTGACCGCGGCCGGGTCCGGCGGCGGCGAGTTCGGCCAGCGTGAGCTGCAACAGCTGTGGGGCAAGGGCAGCCGGTTCGTCGGCCCGTACCAGTCCATCGCCTGGTTCTACGCAGCGAGCACCGGCCAGATCTCCATCCGCCGCAAGTTCAAGGGCCCCTGCTCGGTCGTCGCCTCCGACGAGGCCGGCGGTCTGGACGCCCTGGCGCACGCGGCGCGGGCGGTGCGGCGCGGCACCGGCGCGATCGTTGCCGGCTCCACCGAGGCGCCCCTCGCGCCGTACTCGGTGGTCTGCCAACTGGGCTACGACGAGCTGAGCCGCGAGACCGATCCGTCCCGGGCCTACCGCCCGTTCACGGACGCGGCGTGCGGGTTCGTGCCGGCCGAGGGCGGCGCGATGCTCGTGGTGGAGGCGGCGGGTACCGCCCGCGAACGCGGCGCCGGGATCCGGGCCGTCGTGGCGGGCCACGGGGCCACCTTCACCGGCGCCTCCCGCTGGGCGGAGTCCCGCGACGGCCTCGCCCACGCGATCCGGCAGGCCCTTCGGGAGGCCGACTGCGCGCCCGAGGAGATCGACGTCGTCTTCGCCGACGCCCTCGGGGTGCCGGAGGCGGACCGGGCCGAGGCACTGGCGCTCGCCGACGCCCTCGGCGGACACGGCACCCGGGTGCCGGTCACGGCGCCGAAGACCGGAACCGGGCGGGGGTACTGCGCGGCCCCCGTGCTGGACACCGCCGCGGCCGTGCTCGCCATGGAGCACGGCCTGATCCCGCCGACGCCGAACGTCTTCGACGTCTGCCACGACCTCGACCTCGTGACGGGCCGTGCCCGGGCCGCCGAGCTGCGCACGGCGCTGGTCCTCAGCCGCGGACTCATGGGGTCGAACTCGGCGCTGGTGCTGCGACACGGCGCCGCGCAGTGAGCACAGCAAAGGAGGAAGACATGTCCCAGATCACCGTGGAAGAACTCGCCGCGCTCATGAAGAAGGCCGCCGGGGTCACCGTCAGCCCGCAGCAGCTCCAGGAGAAGCCGGACACCGGCTTCGACGTCCTCGGCGTCGACTCGCTGGGCCTGCTCGGCATCGTCGGCGAGCTGGAGAACGTGCACGGCACCCCGATGCCGGTCGACGCGGAGCGCTGCAAGACGCCCCAGCAGTTCCTCAACCTCGTCAACAGCACCCTGATGACTGGAGCCTGAGATGGCCGGACACACCGAGAACGAGATCACCATCGCCGCCCCGCTGGACCTGGTCTGGGACATGACCAACGACCTGGAGCGGTGGCCGCAGCTGTTCAGCGAGTACGCGTCCGTCGAGGTCCTCTCCCAGGAGGGGAAGAAGACGACGTTCCGGCTGACCATGCACCCGGACGAGAACGGCACCGTCTGGAGCTGGGTCTCCGAGCGCGAGCCGGACCGCGACACCCTCACCGTCAAGGCGCGCCGGGTGGAGACCGGGCCCTTCGCCCACATGAACATCCACTGGCGCTACGAGGAGGTCCCCGCCGGCACCCGGATGGTCTGGACGCAGGACTTCGCGATGAAGCCGGACGCGCCCGTCGACGACGACTGGATGACCGACAACATCAACAAGAACTCGAAGATCCAGATGGCCCTCATCCGGGACAAGATCGAGAAGGCGGCCGCCGGTGGTCACCGGCCCGCCCCCGCCCTGGCCGACTGAGCCCGACGACAGGAGAAGACCGTGCACCAGGCCCTGATCGTCGCCCGCATGGCCCCGGGCTCCGCCCCCGACATCGCCAAGGTGTTCGAGGACTCCGACCGGGGAGAGCTGCCGCACCTCGTCGGCGTCGTCCGGCGCAGCCTCTTCCAGTTCGGCGATGTGTACATGCACCTCATCGAGTCCGAGCGCGAGCCGGGACCGGCCATCGCCAAGGTCACCTCGCATCCCGAGTTCAGGGACGTCAGCGAGCGCCTCTCGGCATACGTCAGCGCGTACGACCCGGAGACCTGGCGGTCCCCGAAGGACGCGATGGCACAGCGCTTCTACCTCTGGGAGCGCGACGCCCGCGCCTGAACCCCGTCCCGGCCACCGGTGCCGGGCCCGCGTCCGACGCGGGCCCGGCACCGGTGTTCTCCGGGGGGAGTTCGCTCACACGGCGACCGTGCAGTCGAACGCGTGCAGGTAGGGGTTGACGGGCCGGATGTCGCCGACGGTCAGGCCGGCGGCCTGAAGCCGTCCGACCATGCTGTCGGTGGTGTGCTTGGCTCCGCCGACGTTCAGGAGCAGCAGCAGGTCCATGGCGGTGCTGAAGCGCATGGACGGGGTGTCGTCGACGAGGTTCTCGATGACCACGACCCGTGTGCCGGGACCGCCCGCCTCGACGACGTTGCGCAGCAGCCTGGCCGTGGACTCGTCGTCCCACTCCAGGATGTTCTTGATGATGTAGACGTCGGCCGTGACCGGGACGGACTCCCGGATGTCGCCGGGCACGATGCGCGCCCGGTCGGCGAGATCGCCACCCTGGCGCAGCCGCGGTACGGCGTTGTCCACCACCCGCGGCAGATCGAGCAGGTACCCCTTCATCGACGGGTACTTGTCCAGCAGGCTGGCCAC
Proteins encoded in this window:
- a CDS encoding SCO2583/SCO2584 N-terminal domain-containing protein; amino-acid sequence: MTEQDDPEREYDLRWADSAEHKEPSARARMLAARWKHSPPEPVPFRADPEGRAPRRSSWISTAVVLGCVVTVIVVLGYINFRAPY
- the glnA gene encoding type I glutamate--ammonia ligase — protein: MFQNADEAKKFIADEDVKFVDVRFCDLPGVMQHFTVPVEAFDPDDELAFDGSSIRGFQAIHESDMALRADLSTARVDPFRRDKTLNINFFIHDPITGEQYSRDPRNVAKKAEAYLASTGIADTAYFGPEAEFYVFDSVRFKTSENESFYHIDSEAGAWNTGALEDNRGYKVRYKGGYFPTPPVDHFADLRAEISLELDKAGLKVERQHHEVGTAGQAEINYKFNTLLAAADDLQLFKYIVKNVAWRNGKTATFMPKPIFGDNGSGMHVHQSLWSNGDPLFYDEQGYAGLSDTARYYIGGILRHAPSLLAFTNPTVNSYHRLVPGFEAPVNLVYSQRNRSAAMRIPITGSNPKAKRVEFRAPDSSGNPYLAFSALLLAGLDGIKNKIEPAEPIDKDLYELAPEEHANVAQVPTSLGAVLDRLEADHEFLLQGDVFTSDLIETWIDYKRSNEIAPLQLRPHPHEFELYFDV
- a CDS encoding RDD family protein, whose translation is MDKRQAIGSWLSGPRAAMEDAGADFGYRGEQLGLPEEGPGSIARPGRRLVALAVDWGLCFMIAYSLITDGYGGQTTGNWALLIFFVMSALTVGTIGVTPGKRLFGLRVVALDTGTVHPGRALLRTALLCLAVPALIWDRDGRGLHDRVAKTVEVRI
- a CDS encoding FAD-dependent oxidoreductase, which encodes MQQKADHQVPVLVVGGSLVGLSMSLFLGRLGVRHMLVERHAGTSIHPRGRGNNVRTMELYRVAGIEPDIKTAAALLADNHGILQTPTLVGDAGEWLFKEMDPGGGLARFSPSGWCLCSQNDLEPVLRKGADALGGDLRYFHELESFEQDPEGVTAFVRDRDSDELYTVRADYLVAADGPRSPVRNRLGIGQSGPGDLFANVSVTFRSKLLADVVGDRRFICCYLTNPEADGALLPVDNKENWVFHAPWHPEQGEQLEEFTEERLQRHIRLAVGAPDLDVEITGKASWRAAERVAERYAVDRVFLAGDSAHEMSPTGAFGSNTGIQDAHNLAWKLAAVLGGWAGPGLLETYGAERRPVALATSARASARSVEHSHPGFAPPPGIGGGKGGGILNIVLAYRYPQGAVVGADPAQPVVPEGMRLTAEPGSRAPHMWLRHAGERVSTLDLYERSLVLLCDAASSEGAAWHAAARRIADTDGVQLDAYRIGAEADAELAYDAEGDDWAETHGTSADGAVLVRPDGFVAWRSPGAAADPEAELRQVVAAILHHR
- a CDS encoding SchA/CurD-like domain-containing protein gives rise to the protein MTTTSEKVSQQQQLTRQVSARVSQSVFDGSRLRVILLVDVHDGAQQQFLEAYEQLCSQVASVPGHVSDQLCQSIENPSQWLITSEWESAPPFLAWVNSEEHVQMVRPLHSCVRDTRSLRFHIVRETGGAAPMADTAHRQLQMSPRIGDGVIRHALTFTVKPGSEPEVAKILANYDPPETRVDETTRLVRTSLFMHANRVVRAIEVRGDLLVALRHVARQPEVRAIEEAINPYLEQDRDLSDDDSARVFFTRAALPAVHHISVDEMPEGARYALSYPARPGEGMQLAEALSRQDEKAAQDPANPVLRSTIFQRDDVVVRLIDVRPGVDADVALSKSGALSPPNALLDGDAARMELVTDRRSPDA
- a CDS encoding cupin domain-containing protein, which translates into the protein MIKPIPKIVDLSEVEPNTRRGGDLRAMLTPTTVGSTSGFMGVAIVQPGDRIAEHYHPYSEEFVYVVCGQLEVDLDGEAHPLRPEQGLMIPAHMRHRFRNVGNVEARIVFHLGPLAPRPSLGHVDTEETEVIGAAAVATEPASACAAHDRGQVRS
- a CDS encoding beta-ketoacyl-[acyl-carrier-protein] synthase family protein, translated to MTRRVAVTGIGIVAPGGIGVPAFWDLLANGRTATRGITFFDPTGLRSRIAAECDFDPAAHGLDEEQIARADRYIQFALVAGEEAVRDSGLELAREDPWRVGVSVGTAVGGTTRLEHDYVLVSHRGQRWDVEHQQAEPHLHRAFSPSTVASAVAERFGAQGPVQTVSTGCTSGLDAVGYAFHTVEEGRADICIAGASDSPISPITMACFDAIKATSPNNDDPAHASRPFDNNRDGFVMGEGGAVLVLEELEHARARGAHVYCELGGYATFGNAYHMTGLTSEGLEMARAIDLALDHARLDPTAIDYVNAHGSGTRQNDRHETAAVKRALGRHAYDTPMSSIKSMVGHSLGAIGAIEVVACVLALAKQVVPPTANYETPDPECDLDYVPRVARERKLTSVLSVGSGFGGFQSAVVLTRSRE
- a CDS encoding beta-ketoacyl synthase N-terminal-like domain-containing protein, with the translated sequence MSEPHDRRAAVTGIGVVAPNGTSTDAFWKATKEGLSVLDRVTREGCEHLPLKVAGEVRGFDPAATIEERFLVQTDRFTHFAMAAADFALDDARLGQADTSDEPYSIGVVTAAGSGGGEFGQRELQQLWGKGSRFVGPYQSIAWFYAASTGQISIRRKFKGPCSVVASDEAGGLDALAHAARAVRRGTGAIVAGSTEAPLAPYSVVCQLGYDELSRETDPSRAYRPFTDAACGFVPAEGGAMLVVEAAGTARERGAGIRAVVAGHGATFTGASRWAESRDGLAHAIRQALREADCAPEEIDVVFADALGVPEADRAEALALADALGGHGTRVPVTAPKTGTGRGYCAAPVLDTAAAVLAMEHGLIPPTPNVFDVCHDLDLVTGRARAAELRTALVLSRGLMGSNSALVLRHGAAQ
- a CDS encoding acyl carrier protein, coding for MSQITVEELAALMKKAAGVTVSPQQLQEKPDTGFDVLGVDSLGLLGIVGELENVHGTPMPVDAERCKTPQQFLNLVNSTLMTGA
- a CDS encoding SRPBCC family protein, with the protein product MAGHTENEITIAAPLDLVWDMTNDLERWPQLFSEYASVEVLSQEGKKTTFRLTMHPDENGTVWSWVSEREPDRDTLTVKARRVETGPFAHMNIHWRYEEVPAGTRMVWTQDFAMKPDAPVDDDWMTDNINKNSKIQMALIRDKIEKAAAGGHRPAPALAD
- a CDS encoding TcmI family type II polyketide cyclase, encoding MHQALIVARMAPGSAPDIAKVFEDSDRGELPHLVGVVRRSLFQFGDVYMHLIESEREPGPAIAKVTSHPEFRDVSERLSAYVSAYDPETWRSPKDAMAQRFYLWERDARA